Proteins found in one Leptolyngbya sp. CCY15150 genomic segment:
- a CDS encoding photosystem I assembly protein Ycf4 produces the protein MTAPAASKPQRDRILRQSVLGSRRFSNYWWATVVLIGGVGFFLASLSSYFKINFIPFSNPTELIFVPQGIAMGFYGVAALMLSSYLWGVILLDVGGGYNEFNRETNQVTIFRNGFPGKNRRIELTYPLEDIQSIRVDIRDGLSPQRAIYLAVKGKGETPLTRVGQPLPLSDLENQGAELARFLGVPLEGL, from the coding sequence ATGACTGCGCCTGCTGCATCGAAACCTCAACGCGATCGCATTTTACGCCAATCGGTTTTAGGATCCCGCCGCTTTAGTAACTACTGGTGGGCTACGGTGGTTTTGATTGGAGGCGTTGGCTTCTTCTTGGCCAGCCTTTCCAGCTACTTCAAAATCAATTTCATTCCCTTTTCCAATCCCACGGAGCTCATTTTCGTGCCCCAGGGAATTGCTATGGGGTTTTATGGCGTCGCAGCCCTGATGCTGTCGAGCTACCTGTGGGGTGTCATTTTGCTGGATGTAGGGGGCGGTTACAACGAATTTAACCGCGAAACCAACCAGGTGACGATTTTCCGCAATGGCTTTCCGGGCAAAAATCGCCGGATTGAACTCACCTATCCCCTAGAGGATATCCAGTCTATTCGCGTTGATATTCGCGATGGACTCAGCCCCCAACGAGCTATCTACTTGGCTGTTAAAGGCAAGGGAGAAACGCCTTTAACCCGAGTAGGCCAACCGCTACCCTTGAGTGACCTGGAAAACCAAGGAGCTGAGTTAGCCCGGTTTCTGGGTGTTCCCTTAGAAGGACTATAA
- a CDS encoding peptidylprolyl isomerase has product MRKYVLTLAIACLVLITSCSSSDGDVTGAAPSESTPTATEEAIVDTPAPSDAFASLPQLNGEATVVLRVNGESIVIQVDGVHAPVTAGNFVDLVQRGVYDNTVFHRVVREPEPFVVQGGDPQSRDPNANPATFGTGSFVDPQSGQARYIPLEIQPSNANEPLYSRTFPEAGVTVEPTLTHRRGAVAMARSQFADSASAQFYITLGDVNFLDGSYAVFGYVTEGMEVVDQIQQGDRLESAEIMSGAENLTVAAE; this is encoded by the coding sequence ATGCGTAAGTATGTGTTGACCCTGGCGATCGCTTGCCTAGTGCTGATCACAAGCTGTAGTTCAAGCGATGGCGATGTTACAGGGGCGGCCCCCTCAGAATCAACGCCAACTGCCACGGAAGAAGCGATCGTGGATACCCCGGCTCCCTCGGATGCCTTTGCCAGCCTTCCCCAACTGAACGGGGAAGCCACGGTGGTACTGCGGGTGAATGGCGAGTCGATCGTGATTCAGGTAGACGGCGTCCATGCGCCAGTGACCGCAGGCAACTTCGTGGATCTCGTCCAGCGCGGCGTTTATGACAATACGGTATTTCACCGAGTGGTGCGTGAACCTGAGCCGTTTGTGGTGCAAGGCGGCGATCCCCAAAGCCGGGATCCCAATGCCAACCCAGCCACCTTTGGCACCGGTAGCTTTGTAGATCCTCAAAGTGGGCAAGCCCGCTACATTCCTCTAGAAATTCAGCCCAGCAACGCCAACGAGCCGCTCTATAGTCGCACCTTTCCTGAAGCAGGCGTGACCGTTGAACCGACCCTGACCCACCGCCGGGGTGCTGTTGCCATGGCGCGATCGCAGTTTGCTGATTCGGCTTCGGCTCAGTTTTATATCACCTTGGGAGATGTCAACTTCCTGGATGGTAGCTACGCCGTCTTCGGCTACGTCACGGAGGGCATGGAGGTCGTCGATCAAATCCAACAGGGCGATCGCCTAGAATCTGCCGAGATTATGTCCGGCGCTGAGAACCTGACCGTTGCTGCCGAGTAA
- a CDS encoding response regulator transcription factor — protein sequence MGDHQQLLLVDDEPGLREAVQAYLEDSGFTVHTASNASDGWAMLQHLSPDLIITDVMMPQVDGYQFLKQLREDPRFQTLPVVFLTARGMTSDRIQGYQAGCDAYLPKPFDPDELVAIVENLLTRRTTTSTTAEGDMPDIADMARQIAEIKALLTQRGAIPQTPAPIKLDFTPREQSVLELVAEGLMNKEIARRLETSVRNVEKYVSRLFSKTGTNSRTELVRYALEHGLAK from the coding sequence GTGGGTGACCATCAACAATTGCTGTTAGTCGATGATGAACCGGGTCTGCGAGAAGCCGTGCAGGCCTATTTAGAAGACAGTGGATTCACCGTCCATACAGCCAGCAACGCCAGCGACGGCTGGGCCATGCTGCAACATCTATCTCCTGATTTGATCATCACCGATGTGATGATGCCCCAGGTGGATGGCTATCAGTTTCTCAAGCAATTGCGGGAGGATCCACGCTTTCAAACCCTGCCGGTGGTCTTTCTCACCGCCCGCGGCATGACCAGCGATCGCATCCAGGGCTACCAGGCCGGCTGTGATGCCTATTTGCCTAAACCCTTTGACCCTGATGAACTGGTGGCGATCGTCGAGAACTTGCTCACCCGTCGGACAACAACCAGCACCACGGCAGAAGGCGACATGCCTGACATTGCCGACATGGCTCGACAAATTGCCGAAATCAAAGCCCTCTTAACCCAGCGGGGAGCCATTCCCCAAACCCCAGCACCCATTAAGCTAGATTTCACGCCTCGGGAGCAAAGCGTCTTAGAGCTGGTGGCAGAAGGCTTGATGAACAAAGAAATTGCTCGTCGCCTAGAAACCAGCGTGCGCAACGTCGAAAAATATGTGAGTCGGTTGTTTAGCAAAACCGGCACCAATAGCCGCACAGAGCTGGTACGTTACGCCCTAGAGCATGGCTTAGCGAAGTAG
- a CDS encoding phycobilisome rod-core linker polypeptide produces MNLPLLDYAPSSQNQRVIGYEVPGDEQPRSFTTENMLSPSEMDDLIQAAYRQIFHEQQMLQKNRQLGLESQLKSGNITVRDFIRGLVVSENFRVHNYEPNSNYRVVQLCVQRLLGRDIYSDRETLAWSIVLATQGLYGFVDALLESDEYLSSFGDHTVPYQRRRILPQRSQGDHPFARMPRYGADYRQKLEDLGNQFSATGTPGYRWSWQQPPYARSARVAGAAIAVFGSSFVGLLAIATVLSWFGVIHL; encoded by the coding sequence ATGAATCTTCCATTGCTTGACTATGCTCCAAGCTCCCAAAACCAACGAGTGATTGGCTATGAAGTGCCTGGCGATGAACAGCCGCGCTCGTTTACAACCGAGAATATGCTATCACCATCCGAAATGGATGATCTGATTCAAGCAGCCTATCGTCAGATTTTTCATGAGCAGCAAATGCTACAGAAAAATCGCCAACTGGGCTTAGAATCTCAGCTAAAGTCGGGAAACATCACCGTGAGAGACTTTATCCGCGGACTGGTGGTGTCTGAAAATTTTCGAGTTCATAACTACGAACCCAATAGTAACTATCGAGTTGTCCAGCTTTGCGTTCAGCGCCTGCTAGGACGAGATATTTACAGCGATCGCGAGACATTAGCCTGGTCCATTGTGTTAGCAACCCAAGGGCTTTATGGCTTCGTAGACGCTCTTTTAGAAAGTGACGAATACCTGAGCAGTTTTGGCGATCATACGGTGCCCTACCAGCGGCGGCGCATTCTTCCCCAGCGATCGCAGGGCGACCATCCCTTTGCCCGAATGCCTCGCTATGGTGCCGATTATCGCCAAAAGCTAGAAGACCTCGGCAACCAATTCAGCGCCACAGGAACACCAGGCTACCGCTGGAGCTGGCAACAGCCGCCCTACGCCCGCTCCGCCCGTGTTGCCGGAGCAGCGATCGCTGTCTTTGGTAGCAGCTTTGTAGGACTTCTAGCGATCGCCACGGTACTTTCCTGGTTTGGCGTGATCCACCTGTAA
- a CDS encoding phycobilisome rod-core linker polypeptide, with protein sequence MALPLLNYSPVSQNQRVAGYEVSSEEKPKIFTTDNLLSPSDMDGLIWAAYRQIFSEHQMLKSNRQTFLESQLRNGQITVRDFIRGLVISDPFRRRNFEPNSNYRFVEICVQRVLGRDVYSEREKIAWSIVVVNEGVQGFVDALLDSEEYLNSFGYNTVPFQRRRILLQRTQGETPFNLKTPRYDAYHRNQLGFPQIIWQNQVRRFVPQEQKFRAGNPAMFLDMARGVSAKGSSTPRVSAMNINIEASVPRR encoded by the coding sequence GTGGCTCTTCCTCTGCTAAATTACTCGCCCGTCAGCCAAAATCAGCGCGTGGCAGGGTATGAAGTTTCCAGTGAAGAAAAACCCAAAATTTTTACGACGGATAACCTACTATCTCCCTCCGATATGGATGGGTTGATTTGGGCTGCCTATCGTCAAATTTTTAGTGAGCATCAAATGCTCAAAAGCAATCGTCAAACCTTTTTGGAATCTCAGCTTCGCAATGGGCAAATTACGGTTCGCGATTTCATTCGTGGACTTGTGATTTCTGATCCATTCCGTCGCCGTAATTTTGAACCGAATAGCAACTACCGATTCGTGGAAATCTGTGTGCAGCGCGTTCTCGGTCGCGATGTATACAGCGAGCGCGAGAAGATTGCTTGGTCGATCGTGGTGGTCAACGAAGGCGTTCAAGGCTTTGTGGATGCGCTCCTCGATAGCGAAGAGTACCTCAACAGCTTTGGCTACAACACAGTACCGTTCCAGCGCCGTCGGATTTTGCTGCAGCGCACCCAGGGCGAAACTCCATTCAACCTGAAAACCCCGCGCTACGACGCCTACCACCGCAACCAGTTGGGCTTCCCCCAAATCATCTGGCAAAACCAAGTGCGTCGTTTTGTGCCTCAAGAGCAAAAATTCCGCGCTGGCAACCCTGCCATGTTCTTGGATATGGCCCGTGGCGTCTCCGCCAAGGGTAGCTCCACACCTCGCGTTTCGGCGATGAACATCAACATCGAAGCCTCTGTGCCTCGTCGTTAA
- a CDS encoding RluA family pseudouridine synthase, which produces MNYSLDPSPSDLEDDSIYIDVQQGGDRLDRWLSDHLPEFSRARLQKLIEQGQVWVNDAPCTSKKQAVQAGDRITVTIPEVEPLDLSPEAIPLDILYEDEHLIILNKAAGMVVHPAPGHPRGTLVNALLAHCPNLPGIGGVQRPGIVHRLDKDTTGAIAVAKTDLALQHLQAQFKTKTARREYLAVVHGSPSADQGTVDQPIGRNVSDRHKMGIVPEDRGGRRAVTHWSVVERLGNYSLLQFQLETGRTHQIRVHAAFLGYPVVGDPVYSSNRSIGVKLSGQALHAERLRLQHPVTQEWIEAIAPLPQSLITLIEVLRRRQP; this is translated from the coding sequence TTGAACTATTCCCTCGATCCATCCCCGTCCGACCTAGAGGACGACTCCATTTATATCGATGTACAGCAGGGCGGCGATCGCCTTGACCGATGGCTCTCGGATCATCTGCCGGAGTTTTCTCGGGCCCGCCTCCAGAAGCTCATTGAACAGGGGCAGGTCTGGGTGAATGATGCGCCCTGCACCAGTAAGAAGCAGGCCGTGCAGGCGGGCGATCGCATTACCGTGACGATTCCAGAGGTAGAACCGCTAGACCTAAGCCCGGAGGCGATTCCCCTCGATATTCTCTATGAAGATGAGCATCTGATTATTCTCAACAAAGCGGCGGGGATGGTGGTGCATCCAGCTCCGGGGCATCCCAGGGGCACCTTGGTGAATGCGCTGCTGGCCCATTGTCCTAACCTGCCGGGGATTGGCGGTGTCCAGCGTCCGGGCATTGTCCATCGTTTGGATAAAGATACTACCGGGGCGATCGCCGTGGCTAAAACCGATCTGGCCCTGCAGCATCTACAGGCTCAGTTCAAAACCAAAACTGCCCGGCGCGAGTACCTGGCAGTGGTGCATGGTTCCCCCAGTGCAGATCAGGGAACGGTGGATCAACCCATTGGTCGCAATGTGAGCGATCGCCACAAGATGGGTATTGTGCCCGAGGATCGCGGCGGACGCCGGGCGGTCACCCATTGGTCGGTGGTGGAACGGCTGGGCAACTACTCGCTTCTACAGTTTCAGCTTGAAACGGGACGCACCCATCAAATCCGCGTTCATGCTGCCTTTTTGGGCTATCCCGTGGTGGGCGATCCGGTCTACAGTTCCAATCGTTCTATCGGCGTGAAGCTCAGCGGACAAGCGCTCCATGCCGAACGCCTGCGGCTGCAGCACCCGGTCACCCAGGAATGGATTGAAGCGATCGCCCCCCTGCCCCAATCTCTGATCACCTTGATTGAGGTGCTGCGACGACGGCAGCCGTAA
- the cobA gene encoding uroporphyrinogen-III C-methyltransferase, with amino-acid sequence MQASSFGYVYLVGAGPGDPGLLTLKGKALLECADVVVYDALVSEPILAMINPQAEKINAGKRRGRHSLYQADITHLLIEKAKDAAIVVRLKGGDPFVFGRGGEEMSDLVAAGVPVEVVPGITSGIAAPAYAGIPLTHRDHSSSITFVTGHEAAGKYRPAVNWQAIAQASETIVIYMGIHNMVHIVSELQQAGLSAETPVALVRWGTRPEQDELIGTLGTILQQLEETGFSAPAIAVIGSVVNLHDTLAVCRPRVQDVRMAAPGID; translated from the coding sequence ATGCAAGCTTCTTCCTTTGGCTATGTCTATCTTGTGGGTGCGGGGCCCGGCGATCCAGGATTGCTGACCTTGAAAGGTAAGGCGTTGCTGGAATGTGCCGACGTGGTGGTCTACGATGCCTTGGTCAGCGAGCCGATTCTGGCGATGATTAATCCCCAGGCAGAGAAAATTAATGCGGGCAAGCGGCGAGGGCGACATTCACTGTACCAGGCGGATATTACCCACCTGTTGATTGAGAAGGCCAAGGATGCGGCGATCGTGGTGCGTCTTAAAGGCGGCGATCCTTTTGTCTTTGGGCGCGGCGGCGAGGAAATGAGTGATCTGGTGGCAGCGGGGGTGCCGGTGGAAGTGGTGCCGGGAATCACCTCAGGAATTGCAGCTCCGGCCTATGCGGGGATTCCCCTCACCCATCGCGACCATAGTTCATCCATCACGTTTGTGACTGGGCATGAGGCGGCTGGCAAGTATCGTCCAGCGGTCAACTGGCAGGCGATCGCTCAGGCGTCGGAGACCATTGTGATCTACATGGGCATCCATAATATGGTGCACATTGTCAGTGAATTACAGCAGGCGGGCTTGAGTGCCGAGACTCCCGTTGCCTTGGTGCGTTGGGGCACGCGTCCTGAGCAGGATGAACTGATTGGCACCCTAGGCACCATTCTTCAGCAACTTGAAGAGACTGGGTTTAGTGCGCCCGCGATCGCCGTCATTGGTTCGGTGGTCAATCTCCACGACACCCTGGCGGTTTGTCGCCCGCGGGTACAAGACGTCCGAATGGCGGCTCCCGGCATAGACTAG
- a CDS encoding sirohydrochlorin chelatase, producing the protein MPLPPVAYLLVTHGSRDPRSPWMARQLAERVQYCLQASTAAPLWVETASLELADVPLHQRIQQLGDRLCCHGGTVLQIVPLFLLPGVHVRDDIPAEVAIAQAHLPTLDVQICAYLGSHPHMGQLLQRSFDPRVGSRVLVSHGSRRDGGNVPIEAIAAQLGALPAYWSVAPSLEQQVEQLLSTGTQAIAILPYFLFAGGITDAIAQQVHDLAQRHPTIQFSMAEPLGATAEVAHLVAQLSDRPAPDRYVSC; encoded by the coding sequence ATGCCTTTACCCCCCGTCGCCTATCTCCTGGTTACCCACGGTAGTCGTGATCCGCGATCGCCCTGGATGGCTCGTCAGTTGGCAGAACGGGTGCAGTATTGTCTGCAAGCTTCTACCGCTGCTCCACTCTGGGTGGAAACTGCTTCGCTGGAACTGGCCGATGTGCCGCTGCACCAACGTATTCAGCAGTTGGGCGATCGCCTCTGTTGCCATGGAGGAACGGTGCTTCAGATTGTGCCACTGTTTTTGCTGCCCGGTGTGCATGTGCGCGACGATATTCCAGCAGAAGTGGCGATCGCCCAAGCTCATCTGCCGACTCTAGATGTGCAGATCTGTGCCTACCTGGGCAGTCATCCGCATATGGGGCAACTGCTGCAGCGGAGCTTCGATCCAAGGGTGGGCAGTCGAGTGCTGGTGTCCCATGGCAGTCGGCGAGATGGGGGCAATGTGCCCATTGAGGCGATCGCTGCTCAGCTTGGGGCGCTGCCGGCCTACTGGTCGGTGGCTCCGTCGTTGGAGCAACAGGTGGAGCAGTTGCTGTCTACGGGCACCCAAGCGATCGCCATTCTGCCCTACTTTTTGTTTGCAGGGGGGATTACCGATGCCATCGCCCAGCAGGTGCATGACCTAGCCCAGCGCCATCCCACGATTCAGTTCTCGATGGCTGAACCTCTGGGCGCGACGGCTGAGGTGGCCCATTTGGTGGCCCAGTTAAGCGATCGCCCGGCTCCAGATCGCTATGTGTCTTGTTAA
- a CDS encoding pentapeptide repeat-containing protein gives MRQMILTLAAIPILLVAGPARAENPEHVQQLLSTGACQSCDLTNADLSGTHLIGADLREADLSGASLVNSNLEGADLEGANLSQANLTGAFLTNANFSYANLNNTDLTNATMFHALVEGASIQNVDLTNAQILGTDISVGGD, from the coding sequence ATGAGACAGATGATATTAACGTTGGCAGCTATCCCGATTCTATTGGTAGCGGGGCCAGCTCGAGCAGAAAATCCCGAGCACGTTCAGCAATTGCTGAGCACAGGAGCCTGTCAATCTTGCGATTTAACCAATGCAGACTTAAGCGGAACCCATCTAATTGGCGCAGATTTACGGGAAGCAGACTTGAGCGGCGCATCACTGGTTAATAGTAACCTAGAAGGCGCTGATTTGGAAGGTGCCAATCTCAGCCAGGCTAATTTAACCGGCGCATTCCTCACCAATGCCAACTTCAGCTATGCCAATCTCAACAATACTGACCTGACCAATGCCACGATGTTCCACGCATTGGTGGAAGGGGCATCTATTCAGAACGTCGATCTTACAAATGCTCAGATTCTCGGCACCGACATTAGTGTAGGCGGAGACTAA
- a CDS encoding phage Gp37/Gp68 family protein: MSSANTGIEWTDKTWNPTTGCTKVSPGCKHCYAEALTERFPKNFPQGFKLALHSDRLGQPKKWRKPSRIFVNSMSDLFHQDIPFAYLQKIFAVMKETPWHVYQILTKRDQNLVRLAHHLEWPENVWVGVSVESQHYTQRIDSLRQVPAKVRFLSCEPLLGSLDLDLEGIDWVIVGGESGHQYRPMNPEWVRNILYQTREAEVAFFFKQWGGHHSKAGGRVLDNKIWDEMPSAWHDHIHKWQKHYPSEHQKPNGLEQKYLIPAK, translated from the coding sequence ATGTCAAGCGCTAACACTGGTATTGAATGGACTGATAAGACCTGGAATCCAACTACTGGCTGTACTAAGGTGAGTCCGGGTTGTAAGCACTGCTATGCAGAAGCACTTACAGAGCGATTTCCCAAGAACTTCCCACAAGGCTTCAAGTTAGCACTACATTCAGATCGATTGGGGCAGCCCAAAAAGTGGCGAAAGCCTAGCCGGATTTTTGTCAATTCCATGAGTGATCTTTTTCATCAAGATATACCTTTTGCATATTTGCAGAAGATATTCGCAGTGATGAAAGAAACTCCCTGGCACGTGTACCAAATTCTAACGAAACGTGATCAGAATCTGGTAAGGCTAGCACATCATCTTGAATGGCCTGAGAATGTCTGGGTTGGCGTATCTGTAGAAAGTCAACACTATACTCAGAGAATTGATTCCTTAAGGCAAGTACCTGCAAAAGTTCGTTTTCTGTCATGTGAACCTCTTTTAGGCTCGTTGGACCTTGATTTAGAAGGGATTGATTGGGTAATTGTTGGTGGCGAGTCTGGACACCAATATCGTCCTATGAATCCGGAGTGGGTTAGAAATATTTTGTATCAAACGCGAGAAGCTGAAGTTGCTTTCTTCTTCAAACAATGGGGAGGGCATCACTCAAAGGCTGGTGGCAGAGTCCTTGACAATAAAATTTGGGATGAAATGCCATCTGCATGGCATGACCATATCCATAAGTGGCAAAAACACTATCCTTCTGAGCATCAAAAGCCTAATGGGCTAGAACAAAAGTATCTAATTCCTGCTAAATAG
- a CDS encoding three-Cys-motif partner protein TcmP produces the protein MSRLGSEGEDLIGRWSEEKLDLLAKYLEAYSDIMNKQKEKWLRAYYYIDAFAGSVRPRAKKDEQRYIDGSPLRALQTEPQFDAYWFVDVSPRRIERVQKLRDEFPNRVIDVRQGNCNDVLCNDIVPQLRYSSKKRAFVFLDPYGLQVNWETVRELANTRTCDIFVNFSVMGVTRLLPRDQTPEPEVIEQLNKVMGSTNWINEIYRELPGIQLDIFGNSTEPTLSRRTIQAEWLASLYTEQLRSLFPHVSRPVLMRNSTNSVLYALCLASHNKTAIKITHDIFNRHERLRDLGK, from the coding sequence ATGAGTCGGCTCGGGAGTGAGGGTGAGGATCTTATCGGACGGTGGTCGGAAGAAAAGTTAGATTTACTAGCGAAATATCTCGAAGCCTATTCTGACATTATGAATAAGCAGAAAGAAAAGTGGCTGAGAGCCTACTATTACATTGATGCTTTTGCAGGTTCTGTTAGACCCAGAGCGAAAAAAGATGAGCAACGCTACATTGATGGCTCTCCTTTACGTGCTTTACAAACAGAACCTCAATTTGATGCCTATTGGTTTGTGGATGTTTCTCCTCGACGAATAGAACGGGTGCAAAAACTACGTGATGAATTTCCAAATCGCGTAATTGATGTACGCCAAGGTAACTGCAATGATGTTTTATGTAACGATATAGTTCCACAACTTCGCTACTCATCAAAGAAACGAGCCTTTGTCTTCTTAGACCCTTATGGGTTACAGGTAAACTGGGAAACAGTACGAGAACTGGCAAACACCAGAACGTGCGATATTTTCGTTAACTTCTCAGTCATGGGCGTTACTCGTCTTCTCCCCAGAGATCAGACTCCAGAACCAGAAGTGATCGAGCAATTAAACAAAGTTATGGGTAGTACTAACTGGATTAATGAAATTTATCGAGAACTCCCAGGAATTCAGTTAGACATATTTGGGAATTCGACAGAGCCTACTTTAAGCCGTCGAACAATTCAAGCTGAATGGCTAGCAAGTCTTTATACAGAACAACTACGATCCCTCTTCCCGCACGTTAGCAGACCTGTGCTTATGCGTAACTCGACAAACTCAGTTCTGTATGCGTTATGCCTAGCAAGCCACAACAAAACAGCTATCAAGATTACCCATGATATTTTCAATCGACACGAAAGATTGAGGGATCTGGGAAAATAG
- a CDS encoding META domain-containing protein → MASAAVALPLSDRAPVIPPDIVTLAPESPSESLTPTMDPSPSPTLVDTAWLLDRYQTADGQWLTVPPHLLVSLKFDQDYLGGIDGCNSYGGPYQLEGDRLQLGDLQATLMYCQDVPEFGLFGGLPSDNSRVEWSETHLYLANADGMRVAEFVPFGFRNRWQLETYRNIRGDMVDLRLLGQSLFLNLDPDGQMAGDFPCHQVAGSYERSPDRLDWTLDEMAQTGCDSLVTRWQEIQIMALLGEEAIAYRQVNDELNLMDASGNEIMTLSLLRPWPLQGRWRLLSLAQDANAPLEGTTISLDFTGASAVGEQILGEVSGEAGCNRYMSSFMVEGDRLTLAPAASTRMFCGTPGVMQQEQTYLQQLERVARYRIDGDRLTVMDDQGEAIAQFVMD, encoded by the coding sequence ATGGCCTCCGCTGCTGTAGCGCTGCCCCTCAGCGATCGCGCCCCGGTTATCCCACCCGACATCGTTACCCTAGCACCGGAGTCGCCCTCGGAGTCGCTGACCCCGACAATGGATCCATCCCCATCCCCAACCTTGGTGGATACGGCTTGGCTCTTAGATCGCTACCAAACGGCTGACGGTCAGTGGCTCACGGTGCCGCCCCATCTTTTGGTGTCGCTCAAGTTTGATCAAGACTACTTGGGAGGTATCGACGGCTGTAATTCCTACGGCGGCCCCTACCAACTGGAGGGCGATCGCCTCCAACTCGGCGATCTGCAAGCTACCTTGATGTACTGTCAGGATGTGCCAGAATTTGGGCTATTTGGCGGACTGCCTAGCGACAATAGCCGCGTGGAGTGGAGCGAGACTCACCTCTATCTTGCCAATGCTGACGGTATGCGAGTGGCAGAATTTGTCCCTTTCGGGTTTCGCAACCGCTGGCAACTGGAAACCTACCGCAACATTCGCGGGGACATGGTGGATCTGAGACTCCTAGGGCAGTCCCTGTTTCTCAATCTCGACCCCGATGGGCAGATGGCGGGCGACTTTCCCTGTCATCAGGTGGCGGGTTCCTATGAGCGATCGCCCGATCGCCTAGATTGGACGCTGGATGAGATGGCCCAAACCGGCTGTGACTCTCTGGTAACGCGATGGCAGGAGATCCAGATCATGGCACTGCTAGGTGAAGAAGCGATCGCCTACCGCCAGGTGAATGATGAACTCAACCTCATGGATGCATCGGGGAATGAAATCATGACCCTATCCCTGCTGCGCCCTTGGCCCCTGCAAGGCCGCTGGCGGCTGTTGTCCTTAGCTCAAGACGCCAATGCTCCCCTAGAGGGCACCACCATCAGCCTGGACTTCACAGGAGCCTCCGCTGTGGGTGAACAAATTCTTGGCGAGGTGAGTGGGGAAGCGGGCTGTAACCGCTATATGTCGTCGTTCATGGTGGAAGGCGATCGCTTAACCCTTGCCCCCGCCGCATCTACCCGGATGTTTTGTGGAACACCGGGAGTGATGCAGCAAGAACAGACCTATCTACAGCAGCTTGAGCGGGTAGCCCGTTATCGGATTGATGGCGATCGCCTCACGGTGATGGATGATCAGGGGGAAGCGATCGCCCAGTTTGTGATGGACTAG
- a CDS encoding glycosyl transferase — MTPPILYVAMTNHGFGHTTRTTAVVNLIQQLCPEVVVILATTAPRWLLERQMSGHFIHRPRALDIGVVQGDSFQMDLGATLTQLQRIQTTARSVIASEVQFLRQNRVKLVLADIPPLAVAIAHGAGVPCWMASNFGWDFIYRPWGGDFVGIADWIAEQFSQCDRLFRLPFHESMSAFPQITDVGLTGSDPEGDLEALRSHYALDQPKKRTVLLTFGGLGLEQVPYETVQQFPDWQFITFNRQAPRLDNLRVVTDHRHRPVDLMPLCDRILAKPGYGTFAEACRVGTAVCTLPREGFAEAPLLLAGIHNHAYHQDIDPALFFQGNWEFLHAPVQAPRLPDLLPINGNEAIAQAVVDYLQSA; from the coding sequence ATGACCCCTCCCATTTTGTATGTCGCCATGACCAACCATGGGTTTGGGCATACGACCCGCACAACGGCGGTTGTGAATCTCATTCAGCAGCTCTGTCCCGAGGTGGTGGTGATTCTGGCGACGACCGCTCCGCGTTGGCTGCTGGAACGTCAGATGTCTGGGCATTTCATTCACCGTCCTCGCGCCTTGGATATTGGGGTGGTGCAGGGCGATAGCTTTCAGATGGATCTCGGCGCAACGCTGACCCAGCTCCAGCGGATTCAGACCACGGCCCGCTCAGTGATTGCCTCGGAAGTGCAGTTTCTTCGCCAAAACCGAGTCAAGCTGGTGCTGGCCGATATTCCGCCCTTAGCCGTGGCGATCGCCCATGGGGCTGGCGTGCCCTGCTGGATGGCGAGTAATTTTGGCTGGGATTTTATCTATCGCCCATGGGGTGGGGACTTTGTGGGGATTGCCGACTGGATTGCCGAACAGTTTTCCCAATGCGATCGCCTCTTTCGTCTACCGTTCCACGAATCCATGAGCGCCTTTCCCCAGATCACCGACGTGGGGCTGACGGGCAGTGACCCTGAGGGTGACCTAGAGGCTTTGCGATCGCACTATGCCCTAGACCAACCCAAGAAACGCACTGTCCTCCTCACCTTTGGCGGCCTGGGACTGGAGCAAGTGCCCTACGAAACCGTGCAGCAGTTTCCAGACTGGCAGTTTATCACCTTCAATCGCCAGGCTCCTCGATTGGACAACCTGCGGGTGGTCACCGATCATCGCCATCGCCCGGTAGACTTGATGCCCCTCTGCGATCGCATCCTGGCTAAACCCGGCTATGGTACCTTTGCCGAAGCTTGTCGGGTGGGCACCGCGGTCTGTACCCTGCCCCGAGAAGGCTTTGCCGAAGCGCCGTTGCTACTGGCAGGAATCCATAATCATGCTTATCATCAAGATATAGACCCCGCGCTTTTTTTCCAGGGAAATTGGGAGTTTTTACACGCTCCAGTTCAAGCTCCTCGCCTTCCCGACTTGCTGCCGATCAATGGTAACGAAGCGATCGCCCAAGCGGTCGTAGACTACCTCCAGTCTGCGTAG